The following DNA comes from Candidatus Syntrophosphaera sp..
TTCCGGGCAGGAGTCCCGTAGGCAAGGATGAAATCGGCATCCGCGGCCAGTTCAAAGGAGGGCCGAAGGAGCTGCAATCCGTAATGGTTCTGATAATCGGTGGTTTCCAGCACGTTGCGGAACTGGGGATCACGGATGAAAGCGGCGTTCAGCACTCTGCCAATGTTTTGTTCGGAGATCTGGTTGATATTGTAGATGTAGAGCTGCCGTTTGGATGTATCCAAAGATGCCAGGGAGGAATGGACCGTATCCGCGAAACGGAGGGGATCGCTGCCGTCGCAGATTACGGATATGAGCCTCTTTCCCTGCCGCTGTTTCAGGCGCAGCATGGTTTGCAGGGTGTGGCTGAGCTTGCCGACGATGACATACTGCTCAAAGTTATCCAGAATTTGATAGGGCTCGAGGGTGGGTTGCAGGGTCAGGAATTCGCTGCTGAAGACCTTGTAGCGCTGATCGGCGCACAGCTCTTCGTCGCAAGATTGGGCAGCTCTCTGAACCATCAGCATCTCTTCCAGGCTGATATGCGGCGAGACCTCAAAACGCTTGACCGGAGAGGCTTTTAGCCTGTCCGAGATCAGAGCGAGGACGTCTTTCCAGGAGATTTCCAGCCAGCCGCCGTTTTCCTTTTTCAGCGGAGAGCGGAGCCGGTCTTCTGCGTAGAGCGCTTGCCAGCCAAATCTGCCTTTAAAACAAAGGTTCCGTCCGTTGAAGCCAGGATGCTCCTCATCAGTTGTTACGCGCACCGGCACTCCGGACTGGGTTTCGCAGGTAATCTTGCATCCGGTTCCGCACATGCCGCAGCTTTGTGAGGCCGTATCCTTGGGCAGCGGATTAAGCTTGTAGTTCAGATTCCTCTCCACCAAAGCGCCAACTGGACAGACCGCGATGCACTTCCCGCAGCTCTCGCAGGTGGTCTGGGTGAGCGATTCGCCGAATTCCGGGGCCACCACAGCCGCGAAGCCACGATAGATGTAGCCAAGCACGGCCGGGCCCTGGATTTCCGCGCAGGTGCGTACGCATCGGCCGCAGTTTATGCATTTGTTGGTATCGCGCACGATGAAAGGATGGCTGTAATCGATGGGATGCTTGTTGATGCTGCCGGGAAAGCGTAGAGCCTCGACATGGTATTCGGAGCAGAAGTCTCGGAGCTTGCAGGTTTCGTTCACCTGGCAGCCGCATTCCAGGCATCTATCGGCTTCCGCTTTGGCGACTGATTCAGCAAAGCCTTGCTCAACTTCTTTGAATGATGCTTTTGCCTCAGCAACAGGGATCTCGGGCATCAGCTCGCGCGCCGCTTTTTCAAATCCGGCATACTCCTCGGGGGAGATCTCCTGCACCTTGTAGCCTTTCTTGCTGTCAAAGCGGAAACTGTCGGACACAAGCGAAACTCCGTTCAGATAACGGTTGATGGCCTCGCTGGCAAAGCGTCCGTCTGCGATGGCCTCGATAGCAGTTGCTGCGCCGCGCCGGAAATCACCACCGGCAAAGACATTGCCCAAGCCGGTGTACATGGTGCCTTCATCCACGACCGCTGTCTGCCATCTGCTGACCGGCAGGATCTGGCCTTGGATATGGTTATCTTCGGCGGTGAAAACATCGACCTCGGGCACTTGGGAAATGGCGGCGATGATCGAATCGTAGGCTTTGGTGAAAAACTCTCCGGTGGGTTCGGGACGCCTTCTGCCGCTGGAATCGGGCTCTCCGAGCCTCATTCTTTCGATCTTGACCTCTTTGAGCTTTCCGTTCTCGCCGAAATATTCAACCGGATTGCAGAGGTAGTGGAAAATCACCCCTTCATGCCCGGCAGCCTCGATCTCAAAGGGTTCGGCAGGCATTTCGTCTTTGGTGCGGCGATAGATGAC
Coding sequences within:
- a CDS encoding FAD-dependent oxidoreductase, translated to MIEVILNGNKVQTEPGITILELARRNGLEIPTLCHDEELKPYGSCWVCAVEVKGRRGFVTSCGTNVTPGMEITTDGEDIRAARKMALELLISNHYADCEAPCKIACPDHVDIQGYVSLIANGQYHEAVKVIKDTLPMPLSIGRVCPAFCEKECRRQIVEDPIAIRQLKRFAADEDLNDAWNYVPDKEASTGKKVAIVGAGPSGLTCGFYLSNLGHEVVIFESAPAAGGWLRFGIPEYRLPKAILDREIELMCASGMKIEYNKSLGKDIQLKNLCAQYDAVYLAIGAQKAVPMPVKGSDQQGCYLGVDFLKAHSLGNTPPLGKKVAIVGGGNTAIDCARTAIRLGCEVSVIYRRTKDEMPAEPFEIEAAGHEGVIFHYLCNPVEYFGENGKLKEVKIERMRLGEPDSSGRRRPEPTGEFFTKAYDSIIAAISQVPEVDVFTAEDNHIQGQILPVSRWQTAVVDEGTMYTGLGNVFAGGDFRRGAATAIEAIADGRFASEAINRYLNGVSLVSDSFRFDSKKGYKVQEISPEEYAGFEKAARELMPEIPVAEAKASFKEVEQGFAESVAKAEADRCLECGCQVNETCKLRDFCSEYHVEALRFPGSINKHPIDYSHPFIVRDTNKCINCGRCVRTCAEIQGPAVLGYIYRGFAAVVAPEFGESLTQTTCESCGKCIAVCPVGALVERNLNYKLNPLPKDTASQSCGMCGTGCKITCETQSGVPVRVTTDEEHPGFNGRNLCFKGRFGWQALYAEDRLRSPLKKENGGWLEISWKDVLALISDRLKASPVKRFEVSPHISLEEMLMVQRAAQSCDEELCADQRYKVFSSEFLTLQPTLEPYQILDNFEQYVIVGKLSHTLQTMLRLKQRQGKRLISVICDGSDPLRFADTVHSSLASLDTSKRQLYIYNINQISEQNIGRVLNAAFIRDPQFRNVLETTDYQNHYGLQLLRPSFELAADADFILAYGTPARKSKPSSFCVEIMQFASENSEADLILPATSYLEIDGTALASDFGITRFHNPSKSILANELLRLFYELDWISPATADINHWNEAAQDLLESATSIPEVAYDPGLIDLSLLRDTVIPVDSLLQHRVTDLYEQRKLTSKF